Proteins from a single region of Lasioglossum baleicum chromosome 1, iyLasBale1, whole genome shotgun sequence:
- the LOC143210771 gene encoding uncharacterized protein LOC143210771, which yields NYALTADSSIVPGECSLDGTNISSLRRRKVLSDTLAKPVGGIVSGSSPESNIVISSSSSVSNLYRSSHVDETKSTIPSKKMITYPKIMTSYPKILTSNKSSPRDVRKIKKIDGRYVKPPSSEPPVFLKCNVRKKSDHDNDTIPCEPEPLANEDSCKSPATITDLDVQFTKVSLGTISKLDSRLGRGMPGPSPSPDSQTLTQYCNFEDKKVMRVAPHIRRKDVIYDTVDAWSYANSSQNSSELCRYKPFISGGTYPIDLPVRPARSDLNSAKLNDLPARKSFMKTYDIDVPTNCE from the coding sequence AATTACGCGCTCACTGCGGATAGTAGTATTGTTCCCGGCGAGTGCTCGTTGGACGGGACCAACATTAGCTCGTTACGTCGACGCAAAGTCTTAAGCGACACTCTAGCGAAACCAGTCGGAGGAATCGTTTCCGGTTCTTCCCCTGAGTCGAATATCGTTATCTCGTCGTCGTCTTCGGTTTCGAATCTCTATCGGTCAAGCCACGTAGACGAGACCAAGTCCACGATACCTTCAAAAAAAATGATCACCTATCCAAAAATCATGACGAGCTATCCAAAGATTTTAACGAGCAACAAATCTTCTCCGAGAGACGTGAGAAAGATTAAGAAGATAGACGGTAGATACGTGAAGCCGCCTTCCTCGGAACCTCCTGTGTTCTTGAAATGCAATGTCAGAAAGAAGTCGGACCACGATAACGATACGATCCCGTGCGAACCGGAGCCTCTGGCTAACGAGGATAGTTGCAAATCGCCGGCGACTATCACCGATTTAGATGTACAGTTCACCAAGGTCAGCCTGGGGACGATCTCCAAGCTCGACTCGCGATTAGGGAGAGGAATGCCTGGCCCCTCCCCCTCCCCAGATAGTCAGACGTTGACGCAGTACTGTAACTTCGAGGATAAAAAGGTCATGAGAGTAGCTCCCCACATTCGAAGGAAAGACGTTATTTACGACACAGTGGACGCCTGGTCCTACGCAAactcctcacagaattcctctgAATTATGTCGGTACAAGCCGTTCATCTCCGGCGGAACCTATCCGATAGATCTACCGGTCAGGCCGGCTCGAAGTGATCTTAACTCGGCTAAGCTTAACGATCTCCCTGCCCGAAAGTCATTCATGAAAACATACGACATCGATGTCCCGACGAATTGCGAGTAG